CCGCTCTGCCTCCTGGCGGGGATGAGGGTGGGCtgccgggcggggcggggcagctcCCGAAGCAGTCCTCAGGTTGCGCCACAGCTGGCCGAGGGGGTGTGCTGGTTGTAGGAGGCGCACCACTCCAGCCACTTCTTCTCTTTGGCTCGCAAGGACACCTGCCGCGCGCGGGCCACAACCTCTTGCAGCAGCCCCAGGTTAGTAGCGGTGGGGCGCTTTTTGTACAATTTTCTATGTACATTGACGCGGTGGTTGTGCTCCCGCACCTCCTCGTCGTAGGACCACCAACTGCGGCGCCGGCGGCGGGTGGCGGCGCTCCTGGGGATGGCTGCGTCTGCTGCCCTCTCCATTGCAGCAGTCAGGTCCCTCTCCTGTTGGTGTATTTCAAAGGGAGGCTGGTAGTCTGCCCACCACTCCTCGAGGGTGGCCCGAAACCTGACCCAGTCCGCTCCCCTGATGTTCCACCTCAGAGGGGGAGATGGGGGTGCTAGCGGGATCACGGTGAGGGTGGTGACGATCCCGTAGTGGTCGCTGGTGAGCGTTGGGTGCACCTGCCAGCGAGCACCGGGTGTCAGGTCGCGCGAGACGAAGGTGAGGTCGAGGCGGCCCCCCAGGTGTTAAGGAGGCGGACGTGCGGGCTGTCCTCCAGTAAGACGGCCAGGTGGCGGCCCGCGGCGTTGGTGGGGGAGACGGACTGCAGGAGCGGGTGGTGCGAGTTAAAATCACCGCCCACCAAGACACTTGAGTGCGCGGCGAGGCCGAGCAGCTCCCCTGCCTCCAGCTGGTGTCGCTGGCTCCTGTAGATGTTGTATACAGTCAGAGAGAGCGCTCCCAGCTGGAGCTTCACCGCCAGGGTCTCCACGCCGTCCCCGCAGTGCATGGGGGCGGTGATCCTGCGGTGAGGGATGGCGCTCTTGACGAGGGTGACACAGCCACGGCCCCCCTCTCCGGTGGCAGAGAGCGAGTGGAGGGTGTAGCCAGCCACTCGCCACGTGAAGTCGGCCGGCGTGAGGGTCTCCTGCAGCAGCACCAAGTCCAGCCCCTCCTGAAAGATGGCCTGCAGCACCTCGTGACGCTTGGGTCGCAGGCCCTGCACGTTCCACTGCAGCACCCTCAGACAGGGCGCCGCACGGGGAGCAGGAGGAGTGTACCGCTCACTGCGGCTCTCCATCTTGCAGAGGCGCTTCAGCTGGATGGAGGGGTTGCTGGGCACTCTCCctcagtagtgatggtggtggaagggggtggCGGGCGCCCTCAATGGCGGCCGCGAGCACCTCATTGCGCAGGAGAGCGTCGAGGTCA
Above is a window of Eriocheir sinensis breed Jianghai 21 chromosome 16, ASM2467909v1, whole genome shotgun sequence DNA encoding:
- the LOC126999146 gene encoding uncharacterized protein LOC126999146, whose translation is MESRSERYTPPAPRAAPCLRVLQWNVQGLRPKRHEVLQAIFQEGLDLVLLQETLTPADFTWRVAGYTLHSLSATGEGGRGCVTLVKSAIPHRRITAPMHCGDGVETLAVKLQLGALSLTVYNIYRSQRHQLEAGELLGLAAHSSVLVGGDFNSHHPLLQSVSPTNAAGRHLAVLLEDSPHVRLLNTWGVHPTLTSDHYGIVTTLTVIPLAPPSPPLRWNIRGADWVRFRATLEEWWADYQPPFEIHQQERDLTAAMERAADAAIPRSAATRRRRRSWWSYDEEVREHNHRVNVHRKLYKKRPTATNLGLLQEVVARARQVSLRAKEKKWLEWCASYNQHTPSEQLRPQRDRAVTEASKEPDVTDIPFTQQGLARGRDTAAGADGVTYSMLAHAGPAGDAALLALLNASWRAGRLPPAWKEADIQPIPKPREPTKLRPISLLSCTGKTAERMVLSRLQWRVGGLHNNVFGFPRGLSTADSITTLLAHTNNRPTIAVFLDLEKAFELASPYAILAALGGVLSPILFNLLMEDLVALPFRDGADLLSYADDLALVVTGRGNKLTRAQEALDLISDKCEELGLKISADKSRAMAIKVTTPACQLCPRSRTGMDRLLQVPRDVA